Proteins from a genomic interval of Maylandia zebra isolate NMK-2024a linkage group LG15, Mzebra_GT3a, whole genome shotgun sequence:
- the LOC101480049 gene encoding hormonally up-regulated neu tumor-associated kinase isoform X2 produces MPAAAVKPALDMVAEGGGVGERGVSQWEASGLGRQRLPLPSLKVPRELLRSFPHSKRVGSYLVGKMINKGSFAKVMEGLHISTGEKVAIKVIDKKKARQDSYVQKNMKREPRIHQMVRHPHIVVLLETLETENSYYMVMELCAGGDLMDRICERKRLEEREVRRYTRQILSAVEHLHKHGIVHRDLKIENFLLDEHNNIKIVDFGLSNTLKTDSLSLELLSTQCGSPAYAAPELLAHRKYGPKVDVWSVGVSMFAMLTGTLPFTVEPFNIKQLHQKMVNGEISSIPGDISKGAVSFVLSLLEPDPAKRPSVRAAMEERWINEGYSKKALHTLSHKNRLSSEDLNSTVLEYMTETLGYSLSEIIHVVTTNRPSALTASYHLLLSRLNRSQRGAKASKLENNDWSLPSKNTWKERNNSESQTPQQNEPTNEKSLKQLSKPLRNQQASEFKSSRKRTENLHREGDENRSPSPSLPQLPHSASPSLPPHLPSPSPAPLSAEERATDEETLDARETLFAEVTVFGDRELVHLSPPKNSTSQLCDSAPCQVPLPAEPIRDTSTSRPVRNTHLLRTTQSDGAADPVSDCFKGTRRQEDSNHLSINERLEKLQTFYSSEKNGTSPRTLLDTDTRTTHSSDRGHLGSVEASQTSPSSPLPLLNNVALKDGRGRKMTWAGLTRPGPPRLLVNGSKPPALPSQRQHTLVFKNLRQERGRRKELSAARGERVAGGINGAKRNSIQLRSSLQRRVADLNLPLLSAGLQGKPDRKSQLHSMDY; encoded by the exons ATGCCAGCTGCTGCGGTGAAGCCTGCTCTGGACATGGTTGCCGAGGGAGGGGGCGTAGGGGAGCGCGGGGTGTCCCAGTGGGAAGCCTCTGGGCTGGGCCGGCAGAGGCTGCCTCTGCCCTCCCTGAAGGTCCCCAGAGAGCTGCTGCGCAGCTTCCCCCACTCCAAACGGGTTGGATCCTACCTGGTggggaaaatgatcaacaaggGCTCATTTGCCAAAGTGATGGAGGGGCTGCATATCAGCACAGGGGAAAAG GTAGCCATTAAGGtgatagacaaaaaaaaagcacgACAGGACTCCTATGTACAGAAGAACATGAAGAGGGAGCCTCGCATTCATCAGATGGTGCGACACCCTCATATTGTAGTTCTGCTGGAG ACTCTGGAGACTGAGAACAGTTACTACATGGTTATGGAGCTCTGTGCTGGAGGAGACCTGATGGACAGGATCTGTGAGAGGAAGAGGCTGGAGGAGCGGGAGGTGCGGCGCTACACCCGACAGATCCTCTCTGCTGTGGAACACCTGCACAAACACGGCATCGTGCACAG AGATTTAAAGATCGAAAACTTCCTTCTGGATGAACACAACAATATAAAGATTGTGG ACTTTGGCCTGAGTAACACCCTGAAGACTGACTCTTTATCTCTGGAGCTCCTCAGCACCCAGTGCGGAAGTCCAGCCTACGCCGCCCCGGAGCTCCTCGCTCACAGGAAGTATGGACCCAAAGTGGATGTGTGGTCTGT AGGCGTGAGCATGTTTGCAATGCTGACAGGAACTCTGCCCTTCACTGTTGAGCCGTTCAACATCAAACAGCTGCACCAGAAGATGGTCAACGGGGAGATCAGCAGCATCCCCGGTGACATCAGCAAAG GTGCTGTGTCATTTGTGTTGTCTCTCCTGGAGCCCGACCCAGCAAAGAGACCCAGCGTTAGAGCTGCCATGGAGGAGAGATGGATAAATGAGGGCTATTCCAAAAAAGCTCTGCACACTCTCTCTCATAAAAACAG GTTGTCTTCAGAGGATCTCAACTCGACCGTGCTAGAATACATGACAGAGACACTGGGATATTCCCTCTCTGAAATCATACACGTGGTCACAACCAACCGACCCTCGGCCCTCACGGCCTCCTATCACCTGCTGCTCAGCCGACTCAACAGGAGTCAGAGAGGAGCCAAAGCCAGCAAG CTAGAGAATAACGACTGGAGTCTTCCCAGCAAGAATACATGGAAAGAGAGGAATAACAGTGAATCCCAGACTCCACAACAG AATGAACCAACCAATGAAAAAAGCTTGAAGCAGCTGAGCAAGCCTCTGAGGAACCAACAGGCAAGTGAATTTAAGAGCAGCAGAAAGAGGACTGAGAACCTGCACAGAGAGGGTGACGAGAATCGGTCACCTTCTCCTTCTCTACCCCAGCTTCCTCACTCTGCCTCTCCGTCCTTACCCCCTCATCTCCCCTCTCCTTCCCCTGCACCTCTGTCTGCAGAGGAGAGGGCTACTGATGAGGAGACCTTAGATGCCAGAGAGACACTGTTTGCAGAAG TAACTGTTTTTGGAGACAGGGAACTCGTCCACCTTTCTCCTCCTAAAAACTCCACATCTCAACTCTGTGACTCCGCCCCTTGCCAAGTTCCCTTACCTGCAGAGCCAATCAGAGATACTAGCACGTCAAGACCAGTCCGAAATACGCACCTGCTCAGGACTACTCAGTCAGATGGTGCTGCAGACCCCGTGTCAGACTGCTTCAAAGGCACCCGACGCCAGGAAGATTCTAATCACCTGAGCATCAATGAGCGACTGGAGAAGCTGCAGACGTTTTATTCATCCGAGAAGAACGGCACGTCTCCCAGGACGCTCCTGGACACTGACACGCGCACCACACACTCCTCAGACAGAGGCCACTTGGGTTCTGTTGAGGCGTCACAGACATCGCCCTCTTCCCCCCTCCCACTCCTCAACAACGTGGCGCTTAAAGACGGGCGGGGAAGGAAGATGACATGGGCAGGGCTGACCCGACCCGGGCCCCCGAGACTCCTCGTGAATGGGTCTAAACCTCCTGCTCTCCCCTCACAAAGACAACATACTCTGGTCTTCAAGAACCTCAGGCAGGAGAGGGGAAGGAGGAAAGAGCTGTCTGCAGCACGAGGAGAAAGAGTAGCAGGAGGGATAAATGGAGCCAAGAGGAACTCAATTCAGTTGCGCTCGTCTCTCCAGCGTCGCGTGGCAGACCTGAACCTTCCACTGCTTTCTGCAGGCCTGCAGGGGAAACCTGACAGGAAGAGTCAGCTACACAGCATGGACTACTGA
- the LOC101480049 gene encoding hormonally up-regulated neu tumor-associated kinase isoform X1 encodes MPAAAVKPALDMVAEGGGVGERGVSQWEASGLGRQRLPLPSLKVPRELLRSFPHSKRVGSYLVGKMINKGSFAKVMEGLHISTGEKVAIKVIDKKKARQDSYVQKNMKREPRIHQMVRHPHIVVLLETLETENSYYMVMELCAGGDLMDRICERKRLEEREVRRYTRQILSAVEHLHKHGIVHRDLKIENFLLDEHNNIKIVDFGLSNTLKTDSLSLELLSTQCGSPAYAAPELLAHRKYGPKVDVWSVGVSMFAMLTGTLPFTVEPFNIKQLHQKMVNGEISSIPGDISKGAVSFVLSLLEPDPAKRPSVRAAMEERWINEGYSKKALHTLSHKNRLSSEDLNSTVLEYMTETLGYSLSEIIHVVTTNRPSALTASYHLLLSRLNRSQRGAKASKKLENNDWSLPSKNTWKERNNSESQTPQQNEPTNEKSLKQLSKPLRNQQASEFKSSRKRTENLHREGDENRSPSPSLPQLPHSASPSLPPHLPSPSPAPLSAEERATDEETLDARETLFAEVTVFGDRELVHLSPPKNSTSQLCDSAPCQVPLPAEPIRDTSTSRPVRNTHLLRTTQSDGAADPVSDCFKGTRRQEDSNHLSINERLEKLQTFYSSEKNGTSPRTLLDTDTRTTHSSDRGHLGSVEASQTSPSSPLPLLNNVALKDGRGRKMTWAGLTRPGPPRLLVNGSKPPALPSQRQHTLVFKNLRQERGRRKELSAARGERVAGGINGAKRNSIQLRSSLQRRVADLNLPLLSAGLQGKPDRKSQLHSMDY; translated from the exons ATGCCAGCTGCTGCGGTGAAGCCTGCTCTGGACATGGTTGCCGAGGGAGGGGGCGTAGGGGAGCGCGGGGTGTCCCAGTGGGAAGCCTCTGGGCTGGGCCGGCAGAGGCTGCCTCTGCCCTCCCTGAAGGTCCCCAGAGAGCTGCTGCGCAGCTTCCCCCACTCCAAACGGGTTGGATCCTACCTGGTggggaaaatgatcaacaaggGCTCATTTGCCAAAGTGATGGAGGGGCTGCATATCAGCACAGGGGAAAAG GTAGCCATTAAGGtgatagacaaaaaaaaagcacgACAGGACTCCTATGTACAGAAGAACATGAAGAGGGAGCCTCGCATTCATCAGATGGTGCGACACCCTCATATTGTAGTTCTGCTGGAG ACTCTGGAGACTGAGAACAGTTACTACATGGTTATGGAGCTCTGTGCTGGAGGAGACCTGATGGACAGGATCTGTGAGAGGAAGAGGCTGGAGGAGCGGGAGGTGCGGCGCTACACCCGACAGATCCTCTCTGCTGTGGAACACCTGCACAAACACGGCATCGTGCACAG AGATTTAAAGATCGAAAACTTCCTTCTGGATGAACACAACAATATAAAGATTGTGG ACTTTGGCCTGAGTAACACCCTGAAGACTGACTCTTTATCTCTGGAGCTCCTCAGCACCCAGTGCGGAAGTCCAGCCTACGCCGCCCCGGAGCTCCTCGCTCACAGGAAGTATGGACCCAAAGTGGATGTGTGGTCTGT AGGCGTGAGCATGTTTGCAATGCTGACAGGAACTCTGCCCTTCACTGTTGAGCCGTTCAACATCAAACAGCTGCACCAGAAGATGGTCAACGGGGAGATCAGCAGCATCCCCGGTGACATCAGCAAAG GTGCTGTGTCATTTGTGTTGTCTCTCCTGGAGCCCGACCCAGCAAAGAGACCCAGCGTTAGAGCTGCCATGGAGGAGAGATGGATAAATGAGGGCTATTCCAAAAAAGCTCTGCACACTCTCTCTCATAAAAACAG GTTGTCTTCAGAGGATCTCAACTCGACCGTGCTAGAATACATGACAGAGACACTGGGATATTCCCTCTCTGAAATCATACACGTGGTCACAACCAACCGACCCTCGGCCCTCACGGCCTCCTATCACCTGCTGCTCAGCCGACTCAACAGGAGTCAGAGAGGAGCCAAAGCCAGCAAG AAGCTAGAGAATAACGACTGGAGTCTTCCCAGCAAGAATACATGGAAAGAGAGGAATAACAGTGAATCCCAGACTCCACAACAG AATGAACCAACCAATGAAAAAAGCTTGAAGCAGCTGAGCAAGCCTCTGAGGAACCAACAGGCAAGTGAATTTAAGAGCAGCAGAAAGAGGACTGAGAACCTGCACAGAGAGGGTGACGAGAATCGGTCACCTTCTCCTTCTCTACCCCAGCTTCCTCACTCTGCCTCTCCGTCCTTACCCCCTCATCTCCCCTCTCCTTCCCCTGCACCTCTGTCTGCAGAGGAGAGGGCTACTGATGAGGAGACCTTAGATGCCAGAGAGACACTGTTTGCAGAAG TAACTGTTTTTGGAGACAGGGAACTCGTCCACCTTTCTCCTCCTAAAAACTCCACATCTCAACTCTGTGACTCCGCCCCTTGCCAAGTTCCCTTACCTGCAGAGCCAATCAGAGATACTAGCACGTCAAGACCAGTCCGAAATACGCACCTGCTCAGGACTACTCAGTCAGATGGTGCTGCAGACCCCGTGTCAGACTGCTTCAAAGGCACCCGACGCCAGGAAGATTCTAATCACCTGAGCATCAATGAGCGACTGGAGAAGCTGCAGACGTTTTATTCATCCGAGAAGAACGGCACGTCTCCCAGGACGCTCCTGGACACTGACACGCGCACCACACACTCCTCAGACAGAGGCCACTTGGGTTCTGTTGAGGCGTCACAGACATCGCCCTCTTCCCCCCTCCCACTCCTCAACAACGTGGCGCTTAAAGACGGGCGGGGAAGGAAGATGACATGGGCAGGGCTGACCCGACCCGGGCCCCCGAGACTCCTCGTGAATGGGTCTAAACCTCCTGCTCTCCCCTCACAAAGACAACATACTCTGGTCTTCAAGAACCTCAGGCAGGAGAGGGGAAGGAGGAAAGAGCTGTCTGCAGCACGAGGAGAAAGAGTAGCAGGAGGGATAAATGGAGCCAAGAGGAACTCAATTCAGTTGCGCTCGTCTCTCCAGCGTCGCGTGGCAGACCTGAACCTTCCACTGCTTTCTGCAGGCCTGCAGGGGAAACCTGACAGGAAGAGTCAGCTACACAGCATGGACTACTGA